In a genomic window of Microcebus murinus isolate Inina chromosome 17, M.murinus_Inina_mat1.0, whole genome shotgun sequence:
- the SERPINB8 gene encoding serpin B8 yields MDDICEANGTFAINLFKMLGEEDNCRNVFFSPLSVTSALAMVLLGAEGNTAAQMSQALCLNEDEDVHQGFQSLLSEVNKTGTQYSLRIANRLFGEKTCDFLPTFKESCQKFYQAELEELSFAKDTEECRKHINDWVTERTEGKISEVLAAGTVDSLTKLVLVNAIYFKGKWNEQFDSKYTRGMLFRTKKEKKTVQMMFKQAKFKMGYIEEVHTQVLELPYTEEELSMVILLPDEDTDLAVVEETLTYEKFRAWTNPEKMTKSKVQVFLPRLKLEESYDLESYLRSLGMIDAFEEAKADFSGMSTKKNVPVSKVAHKCFVEVNEEGTEAAAATAVVRNSRCSRPEPRFCVDHPFLFFIRHHKTNSILFCGRFCSP; encoded by the exons ATGGATGATATCTGTGAAGCAAATGGCACTTTTGCCATcaacttatttaaaatgttgggGGAAGAGGACAACTGTCGAAATGTATTCTTCTCTCCTCTGAGCGTAACCTCTGCCTTGGCCATGGTCTTATTGGGGGCAGAAGGAAACACCGCAGCACAGATGTCCCAG GCACTTTGTTTGAATGAAGACGAAGATGTTCACCAAGGTTTCCAGTCGCTTCTCTCTGAAGTTAACAAAACTGGCACTCAGTACTCTCTTAGAATTGCCAACAGACTCTTTGGAGAAAAAACGTGTGATTTCCTTCCA ACCTTTAAGGAATCCTGTCAGAAGTTCTATCAGGCAGAGCTGGAGGAACTGTCCTTTGCTAAAGATACTGAAGAATGTAGGAAACACATAAATGACTGGGTGACAGAAAGGACTGAAG GTAAGATATCAGAGGTGCTGGCGGCTGGGACAGTTGATTCACTGACGAAGCTGGTCCTTGTGAACGCCATCTACTTCAAGGGAAAGTGGAATGAGCAGTTTGACAGCAAGTATACAAGGGGAATGCTCTTTAGAACCAAAAAG GAGAAAAAGACAGTGCAGATGATGTTTAAGCAAGCTAAATTTAAAATGGGGTATATAGAGGAGGTGCACACCCAGGTCCTGGAGCTGCCATACACAGAGGAGGAGCTGAGCATGGTCATCCTGCTTCCAGATGAAGATACCGATCTTGCTGTG GTAGAAGAAACACTTACTTATGAGAAGTTCAGAGCCTGGACAAATCCAGAAAAGATGACGAAGAGTAAAGTTCAAGTTTTCCTTCCCAGACTAAAGCTGGAGGAGAGTTACGACTTGGAGTCTTACCTTCGAAGTTTAGGAATGATTGACGCTTTTGAAGAAGCCAAGGCTGACTTTTCTGGAATGTCAACTAAGAAGAACGTGCCCGTGTCCAAGGTTGCCCACAAGTGCTTTGTGGAGGTTAATGAGGAAGGCACAGAGGCGGCTGCGGCCACCGCAGTGGTCAGAAATTCCCGGTGCAGCAGACCAGAGCCAAGATTTTGTGTAGACcaccctttccttttcttcattagGCATCACAAAACCAACAGCATCTTGTTCTGCGGCAGGTTCTGTTCTCCGTAG